In a genomic window of Bacillus rossius redtenbacheri isolate Brsri chromosome 4 unlocalized genomic scaffold, Brsri_v3 Brsri_v3_scf4_2, whole genome shotgun sequence:
- the LOC134541791 gene encoding TM2 domain-containing protein CG10795, translating into MNSLMWVTFLLTSLVFMMHISAEIYETDCSTLRMGQFMCPDPNPNYNHIDPKTQQPFGCGPDNKAKVQCRAAENIVCKGTNKSTFDREIPCKWTNGYSFDTAMLLSIFLGMFGADRFYLGYPAIGLLKFCTLGCSFLGQLVDIILIATQVVGPSDGSHYVIPYFGAGIEVVRSNNETYKVPQDDW; encoded by the exons ATGAATTCTTTAATGTGGGTGACTTTCCTTCTCACTTCTTTAGTGTTTATGATGCACATTTCTGCAGAAATTTATGAAACCGACTGTAGTACTCTGAGAATGGGACAGTTCATGTGTCCGGACCCCAATCCAAATTACAATCACATAGATCCTAAAACTCAACAACCTTTTGGTTGTGGTCCAGACAACAAAGCCAAAG TTCAGTGCAGAGCAGCAGAAAACATTGTGTGTAAAGGAACAAATAAATCAACATTTGATCGAGAAATTCCATGCAAATGGAC aaatggCTACTCATTTGACACTGCAATGCTGCTGTCTATTTTTCTCGGCATGTTTGGAGCGGATCGCTTTTATCTCGGCTACCCTGCGATTGGCCTCCTAAAGTTCTGCACGCTCGGTTGCTCATTCCTGGGTCAGCTCGTGGATATTATATTAATCGCAACTCAAGTTGTCGGACCGTCTGATGGATCTCATTATGTCATCCCTTACTTTGGTGCAGGTATAGAGGTCGTCAGAAGCAACAATGAAACTTACAAAGTACCTCAAGATGATTGGTGA